CATGCGCTCCGCTTTCTGCCGGTCCGGGCCCTGGTCGACTTCCCAGACGAAAGATGGCACGATTTGCCAGGACACACCGAAGCGGTCCTTAACCCACCCGCAAGGCTGTTCCTCGCCATCTTCGGAAAGAACCTCCCAGAGCCTGTCAATCTGCTCCTGGGTCTCGCATGAGACATAGAGCGACATGCTCTCGTGGAACTTTCCAAAGTAAGCCCCACCCCGGAAGGCCACCACTTCCTCCCCATTGAGCGTGAAGCGAATGGTTTTCACGTCACCGGCCACGCCGGGCATGATGTCTTCGGACATCTCCGGCACCTGCCGCAGCGCTGCAACCTCCTGCTCGCCGAAGTAACTTCGTCCCAGAATCGTCGAATTCCCGAACACTTTGTTGAAGAGTTCGACGTACGTGGCGACGGCTTCCTCGAGGTTCTTGTTGAATCCCAGGCACACGGTAATCGCTTTCATTGGCTGACCTCGCTATTGAGCTTGTGGGGAGCCGAGTGGTGCTCGTGCACAATCTGCCATGCGCCGTTGCGCTTCGTTAAGCCCAACGTCAGGCGACACACCGGTTCGGAAGAGCCGCCGATGCGTAACAGCGCGGTTGCAAAGGCAACGTTGTCACCTGCCGTGATGCGCAGGTCTTCGAGGACGAATACTTCTCGATCCGGTGCACCATAGCGAAAGAAGAGCTCCCAGGTCTTTCGATACGCGTCGAGCCCCTCGGATTGAAGGGGCTCGGGGACGTCGAACATGAGCACGGACTCTGAATGGTTGGCGAGGATGCCCTCCATGTCACCACGCTGAATGGCCCGCTCCCAGGAGCGGATCACGCGTTCGATGTCTGATTTTTCTGCATTGGTGTCCATAAGGCTCATAACCCTTTGGCATTTGATGAAACATGCAACAACCATCACCGTGCCCGTACATAGCGGCAGACCTGGGCGCCGGTGCTTGCCTTCGCCGCTGAAACGAGCTCGAACGGCAACGGCTCGTCCATCGCCGGGAAGAGCTTCTTGCCGCTGCCGATGATGAGGGGCACGACCGTGAGCACCAGCTCGTCCACCAGGTCGGCAGCCAGGAGTGACTGTACCATCGTGGGGCTACCATAGACATAGATGTAGCCGCCCGGCTGCGCCCGCAGATCGGCCACGGTCTTCAGAAAGTCCTTGCCGCGGATGATGGTGGTCGGGTGCCAGGTGATGTCCGCCTCGGTGAGCGTGTCGGAGACCACGTACTTTTGCACGCGGTTGATCCAGTCGGAGAAGTCGTCACCCGACCGGCTGGGCCAGGCCATTGCCGACACCTGATAGGTACGCCGACCCTGCAGGAGGGCGTCGCTTTGCTTGGCCAGGGTGTCGAACGTCCCGCCCATGACCTCCGGGTCGAAGTACTTCCCCATCCACCCGCCGTGGGCAAAGCCGCCGTCGGTGTCTTCACTGGGGGCGCCCGGCGCCTGGACGACCCCGTCGAGGCTGATGAATTCGGTGATGAGCGTCTTCATGGTTTCTCCTGTTTACGTGGCCATGATGTTCGATCTGGTGAATGACCCGCGCACCACCCACAGGCAAGCCGAGGACACCGAGCGGCGTCTGCCGGCAGGGGAGCGCGCCTCAAGATTCGGTGATGAGACCTTCTCGATCTGCAAGGCTATCGACCTCAGACCCTGCCATCAAGGCCAGGTATGCTCCCACCGGATCCTGAACCACCGCATACACGTACTCCCCACCTGCTTTTCGAGCCACTTGGATGCACCTGCCCCCTTCCTCCTGAACCCGACGGAGGCTTTCGGCGAGGTCGCCCACAGGCAGGTAGATCAGCCAGACCGGCGGGCGCTCAACGTTCACACCGCGTGCATGGCAGATTCGCGCCGCCGGCTTGTCATCATCGTCGAGCATGTTGTAGTCGGCGTAGGGCCCATCCCCGTCTTCGAGCGCTATGTTCTGCACCGACCACCCTATCACCTGCCGATAGAAGTCGCGCGTTGCGGCGGCGTCGGAGACAGTCAGATCGAGCCAACAGATGCGACCCACCGGGTCTGCCGTCTCGGGCTGGGCTGGGGGGATCATCTCGGCCGGAATGACCGGGATAATACCGAACGCCGCCCCATTCGGATCGAGCAGCACGGCCCACTGGCTCGTTCCATCGTTGTCTCTGGCATGCATCAGCACCTTCCCGCCCAGATCGAGGGTACGCTGTACACTGCCCCGCACATCAGCGACCTGGATGTGGGGCATCCACTGGATCGGCAGGTGAGCCAGTTCCGCGCTGCGCGCGCCCAGGCCGATGATGGGCATGCCCAGGTTGTTCATCAGATCTTCCTCGCGCCAGAGGGGATGCTCACCTGTGCTGAGCACTCGTGAGTAGAAGCGCACCTCCCGCTCGTGCTCGGGGACCGCGATATCCGCGCTGAAGACGGCGCCGATACGTGGGACAAACAGTTCGCTCATAGATGCCTCCAGTTTCGGTAGGGGCGGCTGACGCCCCGGCGTTCAGCGGCGGGTCACTGGGATGGGGCATCATGCCAAGCACGTCAGCCCGCCTTCCACAATCATTGGAACCCGTGGCGGATATCCCCGTCACTCCATGGGATGTTCAGGGAACCGTCGCCAGACCATGGCCGCCTACGGGCACGGTTTCGCAACGCTCGCTAAAGCCGGCGATCAGGGGCTTGCCGCGGGCCATGGCTTGCTGCACCGAGGGTAGGGTCAACGACGCGGCGTGGCTCTCCTGGCGGTCCCACACCTCCGTGACCCAGATGGCGTCGGGATCGGTCGAGTCTTGAGCGACCACGTAACTCAGGCAGCCTGGCATCTCCCGGGCGCCGTCGAGCAGGATGGCGATCAGGGCGTCCCGCTGGCCGGGGACAACCTGGATCTTCCCGATCAAGCCGTACATCAGTCTCATCCCTTTCTGTTTGGTTTCACTTTTCCATTGCCATTCTCCCGCCGGCCATGGCCCCCACCACCAGGAAGGGCTCGGCGCCGGTGGCAACGGCTTCGGGCAGGGGCGCGTCCGGGGGCTCATGGGAAAGGTCCTCACCACAGGCGAAGAAGCGCACGAAGGGCCGGCGCCGCCGGGTGGCATGATCCCGGATGGTACCCCGCAGCATGGGGTAGGCCGCCTCCAACGCATCCAGCACCGCCCGCTGGGTGACCGGCCCATCCACCTGGAGCTGGACCTCCTTGTCCACGCCGGCCAGGTTGCGCAGATGATGGGGAAGCACCACCCGAATCATGGCAGCACCTGCACCTCCACCGAGAGCACCGGCGGCAGGTGGCTGACGAGGGCCGTCCAGTGGTCGCCGCCGTCGGCCGAAGCGTAAACCTGGCCACCCGTGGTGCCGAAGTAGATGCCACACGGCTCCAGGGAATCCACGGCCATGGCATCCCGCAGGACGTTCACATAGCAGTGGCTTTGGGGAAGCCCGTGGCTGAGGGCCTGCCAGCGATAGCCTTCCCCGTCTCGCTGCCCCCGATAGACCCGCAGCTTCCCCTCGGGCGGGTAGTGCTCCGAATCGCTCTGGATGGGGACCACGAAGACGGTGTCCGGCTCGTGGGCGTGGACCGCGATGGGGAAGCCGAAGTCGCTGGGCAAGTTGCCGCTGATCTCATACCACAGATCGCCGGCGTCGTCGCTGCGCATGACATCCCAGTGCTTCTGCATGAAGAGCACCTGGGGCCGGGCGGGGTGCATGGCGATGCTGTGGACGCAGTGGCCCACTTCGGCATTGGGATCGGGCAGTTCGGAGCCGGCCTGGAGGCCCCGATTGATGGGGCGCCAGCTCTGGCCGCCGTCGTCGCTGCGGAAGGCCCCGGCCGCAGAGATGGCCACAAAGAGACGGTTGGGATCGGTCGGATCCAGCAGGATGGTGTGCAGACACAGCCCGCCGGCCCCAGGCTGCCAGAGGTGCCCCTTCACCGCCCGCAGGCCGGGCAGCTCCTGCCAGCTCTGGCCGCCGTCGGTGGAGCGGAACAGGGCCGCGTCCGCCACCCCGGCGTAGACGGTGTCGGGGTCGGTCAGGGAAGGTTCCAGGTGCCAGACCCGCTGGAATTCCCAGGGGTGCTGGGTGCCGTCGTACCACTGGTGGGTGCCCGGATCTCCCTCGTAGCGAAATTCGTTGCCCACGGGCTGCCAGCTCTGGCCGCCGTCGTCGGAGCGCTGGATCAACTGCCCGAACCAGCCGGTGGACTGGGACGCGTAGATGCGGTTGGGATCGGCCGGGGATCCCTTGAGGTGATAGATCTCCCAGCCGGAAAAGTGGGGGCCGCTGACCTGCCACCGGCTGCGCTGTCCGTCGGCCGTCAGGATGAATGCCCCCTTCTTGGTGCCCACCAATACCCGAACGTTGCTCATGGCCTGATTCCCCTTTCATGTGGTTACGACTGGCGGACCGCCTTTTTCACCAGCGCGCGGATCTGTTCCTCTACCGCAGGGGTCCATTCCTTCAGCGCAAAGGCGACCGGCCACATGGCACCGTCGTCCAGGTTGGCTGCATCGTTGAAGCCCAGGGTCGCGTAGCGGGCTTTGAACTTCTGCGCGCTCTGAAAAAAGCAGACCACCTTGCCATCTTTGGCGTAGGCGGGCATCCCGTACCAGGTCCTGGGCGCAAGCTCGGGCGCGCTGTCTTTGATGATGGCGTGGATCCGCCCGGCCATGGTCCGGTCCGGCTCCTCCATCTCCGCGATCTTGGCCAGCACGTCCTGTTCTCCGTCCGCCTTGCCCTTTTTCGCCCGCTTCTCCGCCTTCAGCTCCCGGGCGCGCTCCTGCATGGCGGCCCGTTCTTCTGCGGTGAAGCCTTTGTCCTGCTTGGATGCCATTCCACTTCTCACTTTCTCATCGGAACATGATGGACTGACTCTCCTGCAAGAACACCGCAGGGACGCAGAGCACGCTGAGTCTTCTCTGAGCCCTCTCTGGGCTTCCTCTGCGCCCTCTGCGGTGATAGAACTCCTTGGGCAGGGAAGCCATGATTGACTTCACGCCCCTACAGCAGCGTCCCGTGGGCCAACTCCGACGGGGGTGGACGAGGCCCAACTTCCTCTACGAGCCAGGTCTGGGATCACATTTCCGTCAATTGGATGATGCTGAAGGTAGCGCCGAACGGGTCGGCCACGACCGCCATGCGGCCGTAGGGCGTATCGAAGGGCGGAACCCGGATGGAGCCGTCCGCCTCCTGGAGCCGCTTCAGGCTGGCGTCGGTGTCGTCCACCGCGAAATAGCCCATCCAGTGGGGCGGGATGCCCTGCCAGTTCTCGTCCATCTGCAACACGCCGAAGAGGGTTTCATCTCCCCGATGCAGGGTGTAGTAGTCCATGCCCTCCATCTTGTGGGCCGTCAGCCCGAAGAGCTGGCTGTAGAAGTCCCGGGCTGCCTCGGCGTTGGGTGTGTTGACCTCGAACCAGGTCATGGCGCCGGGCTCGTTCACGATGGATGCGCCGATGTGCCGGCCAGCCTGCCAGAGGCCGAAGACCGCGCCGGTGGGATCCACGCAGATGGCCATGCTTCCGGTGTCGCCCACCTCCATGGGTGGCACCATCACCTGGCCGCCCAGGTCAGCCACCCGGGCTGCATCGGCTGCCACATCGTCGCTGGCCAGGTAGATGGTCCACGCCGACGGCATCTGGTCGTCGGGCTGCATGCCCGCCAGGCCGGCAGCGTCGTGGTCCCGGGCCCGGGCGAAGTGGTAGTGGCCGAAGTCCGGGCCGGTGTCCAGATAGGTCCAGCCGAAGAGTTGCCGGTAAAACTGTTTCGCCGCCTCCAGATCCGGCGTCATCAGGTGCATCCACGTGGGCGTACCGGGGGCACGTTTGTGGGTCTGTATGGCCATGGTTGACCTCCTTGGGTCATGGAATAAATAATGCCGCCGTGGACAGGGATCACAGGTTGCGGTGGAGGCGGCCAGGCACGGATGCGTTACGAAGATTCCCTGGACGTGACAGGGATATAGATGGAGAGGGTGGCTGCGGGATCGTCCGGATGAAAGGTTTCGTCGTAGCATTCAAAGCAGAAGTCGCCGCCTGGCTGATAGCCCGAGGCCGGCAGCCATTGCTGGTAGATAGCGGCGAAGACATCCCCCAGGGTGGGCAGGGTGGCCTGGAAAACTGCGTAGGTGCTGGCCGGTACCTCCCAGCGGGACATTTCGGCAGGCAACGCCCCTTCCGGCGCTGCGGCACAGCCGGCCATGTAGCGGAAGGTGCCGGTCTCCTGGTCCATGGCATCCATCAGCCCATAGGTGACGCCGGGCTCGGTCACCCCTGGAATTTCGTCCATGCGGAGCACGAAGCGATCCCAAAGCTGGGGGATCGCGGGGTCCATGGGCCGGGCGCGGATCTGCATGCCCACCACGGTGAAGGCTTCTTTTTCGACAATCTGGGGTTCCATCGGATAGTCCTTTCTACGAATGGGGGGAGGGTTTTGGGGGCTGCCGCCTGGCGTCCCCTGGCCCCGATGAGCCCGTCTACGCTCCCCGGTATGCTTTCTCCAGGGCCGCGATATCCAGCTTCTTCATGGCCAAAAACGCCTGGGTGACCCGGGCCAGCTTCTCCGGATCCGGGTCCTGCATCATCCTGTCCATCGCCGTGGGCACGATCTGCCAGGAAAGGCCGTAGCGGTCCTTGAGCCATCCACACTGCTCGACCTCCGGCACGGCGGACAGGCGCTCCCAATAGTGGTCGATCTCGGCCTGATCCTGGCAATAGACCATGAACGAGATGGCCTCGTTGAAGGTGAACCCATGGTCCTCGGCGCTGTCCATGGCGGCGAACCAGCTGCCTGCCAGCATGAAGTCCGCGAACATGACCGTGCCCTCCCGGTTGGGCTCCTGCCCCGGGCCATAGCGGACCAGGCTGCCCTGCCGGGAATCCGGAAAGATCGAGCGGTAGAAGTCCATGGCCTCTTCTGCCTGACCGTAGTTGGCGCCGGTGAACAGCAGGAAGGGCACGATAGGAGGGCGCGGGCTGCCTTCGGGGTCGGTCAGGATCAGCTGCCACGACAGGCCGTAGCGGTCCTGGACCCAGCCATAGCACTCGCTGAAGGGATAGCGGTCCAGGGGAATGAGCACCGTGCCGCCCGCGGACAGCTCCTCCCACGTCGCCAGGAGCCGGGCTTTTGCCGCCTCTTTCGGACTTTCCCCATGGCTTGCGGTCTGAGCCGACGAAGGTCCAAAGAACAGAGGGTCGAAATTCACCATGAAGGAGATGGACGGGTTAAACCGAAACAGGGGCCCGGCGTTGATGGCCTCAAAGCGCTGCCCCCACAGCTGAAACGAGACCGCATCGCAGTCGCCAGAGGGGGTGTCCCGCAGGGTCACCACATGGGTGACGGCCGATTGGGGAAAGAGGGAGGTGTAAAAGTGGACCGCTTCCAGGGCTTCCTGGTCAAACCAGAGATGGGGAACGATCTTCTGGGCTGTCTCCTGCGCCGGTGGGGTCATTCTGTCACTCCTTCTGCATGGATTTTCCACTGAATGCCTGTAGCGCAAAAAAGAAGATATCACCGCAGAGACACAGAGGGCGCAGCGAGATTCCAGAGAGGAGGGCCGTGCAGTCTGTGTTTACCTGTGCCGTTCCGAAGCCGCGCCAGGCGATGCAAGAGGTGATGACAGTGGGCGCGTGCACCCGATTAGCACAAATGTTCTAAAACAGAATATCATGTTTTGGGCTTCTTGTCAAGCATGAATTTTTCGCCTTTTTCGTTTTTCGGGGTTTTCGACGCAAGGGACGGCGAGGATGTCCCGTAGGAGCGGGGCTCGCCCCGCCTGTTGCCGCCACATCCAGGCGGGTGAAGGGACGGCGACGGATGCGCAGCTCTCCCTACGTTCGCTTCACCCTCGCGCCAGGTCACGGATAAGGTCGACCATACGCGTCAGATCGGCGGGTCGCAGATGGTGGTGGGTGGGCAGGGTGAGCAGACGCTTCGCCACCGACCGGGCGCCGGGATGGTCGTTGCCTGCCAGCTGGGGGAAGTACTCGGCCAGGGTCTTGCCGTAGAGCCGGCCCGCGCCGATGCCATTCTCCTGGAGTCGCCGGTACAGCGCCTCCCGCCGGGCTTCGCTCTCCGCCAACAGCGGCAGGCGCAGGTAGATGGGCTCCACCTGCGTCGCTGGCCGCGGCAGGGGCGCCGGTCCGGCTAGAGCCGGCTGGACCGGCAAGGGAACCCGGACGCTGGCCAGTTCTGCCAATCCCGCCAGGAGCTGACGGGCGTGGGCCTGTCGACGCCGGTTGATGGCTTCCAACTGGGGCAGCAGCGCCAGCCCAACCCGGGCCTGGGCCGGGCTCAGTCCCTGCCGGGCATAGCCCCAACTGGCCTCGTGCTCCCCCACCCGCTGGGCGCCCAGCCGGGTCGCCAGCCACCAGCCGGTGGGGTGGAAAGCCGTGCCAAAAGCCCAAAGGCGGGCCAGGGCCATCCAGGAGCGCCACCCCCGGGGGAAGGAAAGACGCTGCCAGGTGGTCGCCAGGGCCTGGGCCGCCTCGGGATCCCGGGTGCAGAGGAGCCCACCGCCGCCCAGGGAAAGGGGTTTGCCCGGCCCGAAGCTGAACAGGCCGAAATCTCCCCAAGTGCCCACCGGCTGCCCGTCCAGCCGGGCCCCCAGGGATTGGGCCGCGTCTTCGATCAGGCGGGCGCCGGCCCGGTGGATCTCCGCCAGGACGGGCGCCACAGGGTGGGGAATGCCCAGGGGATGGACCCAGATCACCGCCAGGGTTCGCTCGCCCAAAGAGGCATACAGCGCGGACCGGTCCATCTGCAGGTCGTCCGGGCGAATGTCCACCAGGCGGGGGCTCAGCCCGGCGTCCAGGATCACCTTGACCAGGGAGGGGCAGGTGTAGGCAGGCAGAAGCACTTCATCGCGTGGGCCTGTATCACCATGGGCCGGGGAGGTTGCCTGTCGCCGAAGGGTGTGCAGCAGCAGGAAGAGGGCTGTCCGCCCCGAGGCAGCCAGAAAGCAGTGGGGAACGCCCAGGGAATGGGCCAGCGCATCGGCAAACTGCGCCTCTGTTTCTGGCCCGGCAGCCGCAGCCCGGACCACTTCAGTCCAGGGGGGCAGGGGAGCGGCCGTGGGCGGTAGATGGCGGGGCATGGTTTCCTTAGTCCAGGCGGGCCAGGGCCGGCAGCGCCAGACGGAGGCCCACAGCGTAGATCAGGGCCAACATGGCGCCCAAGCCCAGGGCCAGAGGTAGCCCCAGGTAGACGGCCAGCCCGCCGATGGCCACATTGCCCAGGGTATCAGAACCGGCGTGGAGCTGGCTGTACAGGCTCATGACCCGCCCCCGCACCCGGTCTGGAATGTTGACCTGTACCAGGGTGATGGCCAGGCTCTGGAGGATCAGGAGCGCCGTCCCCAACAGCACCAGGACCAGACAGGCCAGGACGAGGGTGCGGGTCCAGGCGAACATGGCCACCAGCAGGGGGAGCAACAGCCCCGCCCAGACCAGGGTCCGGCCCCGGTGGTGGACGCCCAGCCGGGCCACCGCCGCGGTCCCCACCACCGACCCCAGCGCACCCGCGGCCAGCAGAAGCCCCAGGCCCACCGCGTCGGTCTGCACCACCTCCTCGGCAAAGGCCGGCATCA
This sequence is a window from Litorilinea aerophila. Protein-coding genes within it:
- a CDS encoding VOC family protein; the encoded protein is MKAITVCLGFNKNLEEAVATYVELFNKVFGNSTILGRSYFGEQEVAALRQVPEMSEDIMPGVAGDVKTIRFTLNGEEVVAFRGGAYFGKFHESMSLYVSCETQEQIDRLWEVLSEDGEEQPCGWVKDRFGVSWQIVPSFVWEVDQGPDRQKAERMNIALFGMKRIDIAGLRNAMEGR
- a CDS encoding YybH family protein, whose product is MDTNAEKSDIERVIRSWERAIQRGDMEGILANHSESVLMFDVPEPLQSEGLDAYRKTWELFFRYGAPDREVFVLEDLRITAGDNVAFATALLRIGGSSEPVCRLTLGLTKRNGAWQIVHEHHSAPHKLNSEVSQ
- a CDS encoding dihydrofolate reductase family protein, which produces MKTLITEFISLDGVVQAPGAPSEDTDGGFAHGGWMGKYFDPEVMGGTFDTLAKQSDALLQGRRTYQVSAMAWPSRSGDDFSDWINRVQKYVVSDTLTEADITWHPTTIIRGKDFLKTVADLRAQPGGYIYVYGSPTMVQSLLAADLVDELVLTVVPLIIGSGKKLFPAMDEPLPFELVSAAKASTGAQVCRYVRAR
- a CDS encoding VOC family protein; this translates as MSELFVPRIGAVFSADIAVPEHEREVRFYSRVLSTGEHPLWREEDLMNNLGMPIIGLGARSAELAHLPIQWMPHIQVADVRGSVQRTLDLGGKVLMHARDNDGTSQWAVLLDPNGAAFGIIPVIPAEMIPPAQPETADPVGRICWLDLTVSDAAATRDFYRQVIGWSVQNIALEDGDGPYADYNMLDDDDKPAARICHARGVNVERPPVWLIYLPVGDLAESLRRVQEEGGRCIQVARKAGGEYVYAVVQDPVGAYLALMAGSEVDSLADREGLITES
- a CDS encoding putative quinol monooxygenase; amino-acid sequence: MYGLIGKIQVVPGQRDALIAILLDGAREMPGCLSYVVAQDSTDPDAIWVTEVWDRQESHAASLTLPSVQQAMARGKPLIAGFSERCETVPVGGHGLATVP
- a CDS encoding MoaD/ThiS family protein; this encodes MIRVVLPHHLRNLAGVDKEVQLQVDGPVTQRAVLDALEAAYPMLRGTIRDHATRRRRPFVRFFACGEDLSHEPPDAPLPEAVATGAEPFLVVGAMAGGRMAMEK
- a CDS encoding beta propeller repeat protein; protein product: MSNVRVLVGTKKGAFILTADGQRSRWQVSGPHFSGWEIYHLKGSPADPNRIYASQSTGWFGQLIQRSDDGGQSWQPVGNEFRYEGDPGTHQWYDGTQHPWEFQRVWHLEPSLTDPDTVYAGVADAALFRSTDGGQSWQELPGLRAVKGHLWQPGAGGLCLHTILLDPTDPNRLFVAISAAGAFRSDDGGQSWRPINRGLQAGSELPDPNAEVGHCVHSIAMHPARPQVLFMQKHWDVMRSDDAGDLWYEISGNLPSDFGFPIAVHAHEPDTVFVVPIQSDSEHYPPEGKLRVYRGQRDGEGYRWQALSHGLPQSHCYVNVLRDAMAVDSLEPCGIYFGTTGGQVYASADGGDHWTALVSHLPPVLSVEVQVLP
- a CDS encoding iron chaperone, translating into MASKQDKGFTAEERAAMQERARELKAEKRAKKGKADGEQDVLAKIAEMEEPDRTMAGRIHAIIKDSAPELAPRTWYGMPAYAKDGKVVCFFQSAQKFKARYATLGFNDAANLDDGAMWPVAFALKEWTPAVEEQIRALVKKAVRQS
- a CDS encoding VOC family protein — protein: MAIQTHKRAPGTPTWMHLMTPDLEAAKQFYRQLFGWTYLDTGPDFGHYHFARARDHDAAGLAGMQPDDQMPSAWTIYLASDDVAADAARVADLGGQVMVPPMEVGDTGSMAICVDPTGAVFGLWQAGRHIGASIVNEPGAMTWFEVNTPNAEAARDFYSQLFGLTAHKMEGMDYYTLHRGDETLFGVLQMDENWQGIPPHWMGYFAVDDTDASLKRLQEADGSIRVPPFDTPYGRMAVVADPFGATFSIIQLTEM
- a CDS encoding GyrI-like domain-containing protein; the encoded protein is MEPQIVEKEAFTVVGMQIRARPMDPAIPQLWDRFVLRMDEIPGVTEPGVTYGLMDAMDQETGTFRYMAGCAAAPEGALPAEMSRWEVPASTYAVFQATLPTLGDVFAAIYQQWLPASGYQPGGDFCFECYDETFHPDDPAATLSIYIPVTSRESS
- a CDS encoding VOC family protein: MTPPAQETAQKIVPHLWFDQEALEAVHFYTSLFPQSAVTHVVTLRDTPSGDCDAVSFQLWGQRFEAINAGPLFRFNPSISFMVNFDPLFFGPSSAQTASHGESPKEAAKARLLATWEELSAGGTVLIPLDRYPFSECYGWVQDRYGLSWQLILTDPEGSPRPPIVPFLLFTGANYGQAEEAMDFYRSIFPDSRQGSLVRYGPGQEPNREGTVMFADFMLAGSWFAAMDSAEDHGFTFNEAISFMVYCQDQAEIDHYWERLSAVPEVEQCGWLKDRYGLSWQIVPTAMDRMMQDPDPEKLARVTQAFLAMKKLDIAALEKAYRGA
- a CDS encoding DegT/DnrJ/EryC1/StrS family aminotransferase codes for the protein MPRHLPPTAAPLPPWTEVVRAAAAGPETEAQFADALAHSLGVPHCFLAASGRTALFLLLHTLRRQATSPAHGDTGPRDEVLLPAYTCPSLVKVILDAGLSPRLVDIRPDDLQMDRSALYASLGERTLAVIWVHPLGIPHPVAPVLAEIHRAGARLIEDAAQSLGARLDGQPVGTWGDFGLFSFGPGKPLSLGGGGLLCTRDPEAAQALATTWQRLSFPRGWRSWMALARLWAFGTAFHPTGWWLATRLGAQRVGEHEASWGYARQGLSPAQARVGLALLPQLEAINRRRQAHARQLLAGLAELASVRVPLPVQPALAGPAPLPRPATQVEPIYLRLPLLAESEARREALYRRLQENGIGAGRLYGKTLAEYFPQLAGNDHPGARSVAKRLLTLPTHHHLRPADLTRMVDLIRDLARG